From a single Clostridium isatidis genomic region:
- the fliF gene encoding flagellar basal-body MS-ring/collar protein FliF: protein MNKLKEMFNKLLEKYKAFSKGVRIAVIVALIALLIAIASLFFYNSANKYKVLFSNLDPTDAQNIVAQLTDLGVDMKVEGQSILVPRNEVDKLRLELAPKLSGGSVGYELLDNGGSFGMTEEEFNLKQLRAHQGELEKTIKSFPQVETVRVHITPAKDSVFVEDKVPGKAAVYIKLAAGNSLTKEQVKSIVALVSASSSNIPEENVQVIDSNMNLLTEGLETSEGIEVSSETIQAHFDLEKKYEKELEDSIKKLLEPVVGKNKVTTSVNVDLDFDSKQKTETIIDPNKVIISQQTIKENSNSTEGNISESPIDNNMGNTIDEDGNSGENTSSREEVTTNYETGKTEIQTISAPGEVKRLTATVFVDGNLDQNVQTAIENAVANAIGLNKERGDSITVTGMQFDALSKEDNQDDIDAINELLEQERMKKLMIYGGLGLVVLIGIIITIIMRIRKARRSNEEEEKKNLLDVVIDDTAVKTQELPKLDLDVVSPKTHIENEIKKYATEKPEQVAEIIKSWLNENDR, encoded by the coding sequence ATGAATAAGCTTAAAGAAATGTTCAATAAGCTATTGGAGAAATATAAAGCGTTTAGTAAAGGTGTAAGAATTGCAGTAATAGTTGCCCTTATTGCTTTATTAATAGCTATAGCTTCATTGTTTTTTTACAATTCTGCCAATAAGTACAAGGTGTTATTTTCTAACCTAGATCCAACTGATGCACAGAATATTGTGGCACAATTAACCGATTTAGGTGTAGATATGAAGGTGGAGGGACAAAGTATTTTAGTTCCAAGGAATGAAGTAGACAAGCTTAGGCTTGAATTAGCACCTAAATTATCTGGTGGAAGCGTGGGATATGAACTATTAGATAACGGTGGTTCCTTTGGAATGACAGAAGAAGAATTTAATTTAAAACAATTAAGAGCTCATCAAGGAGAATTGGAAAAAACTATAAAAAGTTTTCCGCAAGTAGAAACAGTTAGAGTACATATAACCCCTGCAAAGGATTCTGTTTTTGTTGAAGATAAAGTGCCAGGTAAGGCAGCTGTTTACATAAAATTAGCAGCTGGAAACAGTTTAACAAAAGAACAAGTTAAGTCAATTGTTGCTTTAGTATCAGCAAGTTCTTCAAATATTCCTGAAGAAAATGTACAAGTTATAGATAGTAATATGAATTTATTAACTGAAGGTCTAGAAACTTCAGAGGGAATAGAGGTAAGTTCTGAGACTATTCAAGCACATTTTGATTTAGAGAAAAAGTATGAAAAAGAATTAGAAGATTCAATTAAGAAGTTATTAGAACCTGTTGTTGGGAAAAATAAAGTTACAACCTCAGTTAATGTTGACTTAGATTTTGATTCAAAACAAAAAACTGAAACAATTATTGATCCTAATAAGGTTATAATAAGTCAACAAACAATAAAGGAAAATAGTAATTCTACAGAAGGAAATATTAGTGAGAGTCCTATAGATAATAATATGGGAAATACTATAGATGAAGATGGAAATTCAGGTGAAAATACATCCTCAAGAGAAGAAGTTACAACTAATTATGAAACTGGAAAAACTGAAATTCAAACTATAAGTGCCCCAGGAGAAGTAAAAAGATTAACTGCGACAGTATTTGTTGATGGTAATTTAGATCAAAATGTACAAACTGCTATTGAAAATGCAGTAGCTAATGCAATAGGGCTTAATAAAGAAAGAGGAGATTCTATAACTGTTACAGGAATGCAATTTGACGCCTTAAGTAAAGAAGACAATCAAGATGATATTGATGCAATTAATGAATTATTAGAGCAGGAAAGAATGAAAAAATTAATGATATATGGTGGACTAGGTTTAGTTGTACTGATTGGAATAATTATAACTATAATAATGAGAATAAGAAAAGCCAGAAGAAGCAATGAAGAAGAAGAAAAGAAAAATCTTTTAGATGTAGTCATAGATGATACAGCAGTAAAAACACAAGAACTACCAAAATTAGATCTTGATGTTGTTAGTCCAAAAACCCACATAGAAAATGAAATAAAGAAATATGCTACAGAAAAGCCAGAGCAAGTAGCTGAAATTATAAAGTCTTGGTTAAATGAAAATGATAGGTAG